TAATATTTGAAAGCATAGGATGAATTTGAGATATGAAATAATAGTGAAAGTTTAAAAGCTAATAAATGACACTAAATAAATAGAATGGGAGAAGGGATGTAAATATAGACACATAATCCATGTGATGCGAAAGGGACAACACATTTTCCATTATGGCGACATGAAACAACGTATGAACTCATTGAACAgagtgtaaaaaatattttaatacatatatatgaaCATTAAGATATAATAAAGCTTGTAGTAGTGCTGGTGGCTTGGGGTGTAACACAGGGTGAATGGAGTCTCTCTTGTTTGGTTAGAAAACTTATACCATGTCCCTCTCTCCATGCATAACAAATCCTTTCACGTTGTAAAAGCAGAAATGCCCGCTAATACAAAAAAACCAGACGAGTATAATACTATATTTGGAATATCTAGGAATTTAGTTTAAGGTTTTGGTGTGACACCAACTCGTGATTTCTGCACCAGACGCTCTACATCTCCCATTTCCACCTCACTTTCTTGCAAATCATCTGCATCTTTAAACAGTAATTCGATCTCCTCCAATGTCTTTCCTCTTGTCTCTGGAACACAATAATGAACAAAGGCAACGGCACAGCACGAAATAACGCCAAAAATAAAGAATGTTCCTGCTACTGTGATTGAGCGAGACACTGAGAGGAAGGACATAGAGATTGCACCACTGCTGACCCTACTTCCCACTGCTCCAAGAGCTGATGCTTGAGCTCTGAGTCTCAAAGGAAATATCTCACTTGACAAGACCCAGCATATGGGGCCAAGTCCTACTGAGAATGAAGCCACATTTCCACAAACTGCAAGAATTGCTAATGCAATCCCAATTTTCGCATGACTCAGAAAAGCCAGAGACAAACTCAGGCTAAACAAACTTACTGTCATCCCAATTGTGCTGGCGTAGAGCAAAGGCTTTCTCCCCAATTTGTCTATAAGAAATATGGCAATCAAGATGAAGAGAGTTTTGGTGAATCCAACAGCAACTGTTGCAGCAAGAAGCTCAGAGTTGCCAGTGATCCCGGCGTTCTTGAAAATCGTGGGGCTATAATACACAGTTGTGTCTATGCCTGTTATCTGCTGGAAACACTGAATTCCACAGCCAGTTATAAGCATTCTTCTAACAGGAGGAGTAGGGCACAATATTTCTTTCCAGACGGCTTTTGATTCGTACTTGTCAGCATTAACTGACCCAGCAGCTACCAGAATTTCTTGCAACTTTTCTTCAGCCTCCTTCTCACTCTCAGTTATCTTGAACAACACCACTCTAGCTTCTTCAACCCTATTCTGCACCACTAGCCATCTAGGGGATTCAGGTATAACAAACAGTGCAAGAGCAATAACAACTGATGGGAGAAGTCCAACGCCAAGCATCACCCTCCAATTTATATGTGCTGGAAGCCCGGAAAATGCATAGTTTGATATGTAGCCAAGAAGGattccaaaatttataaatatt
Above is a genomic segment from Vigna radiata var. radiata cultivar VC1973A chromosome 10, Vradiata_ver6, whole genome shotgun sequence containing:
- the LOC106776274 gene encoding probable polyol transporter 4 encodes the protein MGLAGVQENGNGDGVSEIPLGTKTKYTKMTSDPVEDDDVLQNKKHEAHKYVFACAVFASLNSVLLGYDVGVMSGAIIFIQEDLKISDVQQEVLVGILSIISLLGSLAGGKTSDAIGRKWTIGLAAVIFQTGGAVMALAPSFKVLMIGRLMAGVGIGFGVMIAPVYIAEISPAIARGSLTSFPEIFINFGILLGYISNYAFSGLPAHINWRVMLGVGLLPSVVIALALFVIPESPRWLVVQNRVEEARVVLFKITESEKEAEEKLQEILVAAGSVNADKYESKAVWKEILCPTPPVRRMLITGCGIQCFQQITGIDTTVYYSPTIFKNAGITGNSELLAATVAVGFTKTLFILIAIFLIDKLGRKPLLYASTIGMTVSLFSLSLSLAFLSHAKIGIALAILAVCGNVASFSVGLGPICWVLSSEIFPLRLRAQASALGAVGSRVSSGAISMSFLSVSRSITVAGTFFIFGVISCCAVAFVHYCVPETRGKTLEEIELLFKDADDLQESEVEMGDVERLVQKSRVGVTPKP